AAGAGCGACTGTTCGAGAACGCGATGGAAGCACCATACGTCCGCGTGACCGACCACGACAGTCGAGAACGGAAGTCGTACACGGAGTCACCGGGTAATGAGTGGTATAGCGTAATGCCGCCGGTCGAACTCGACGTGCGCACCGCACCGACCTTCGGCACTGGAGAAATCCTTCACGAGGAAGCAGAAGACATACTCCGGTTCTGTCGGAGTGGTAGGACGGTCGTGATGCTCGACGGCATCCACGAAGTCGGCCAAGTCCACGCGTGGCTCGACGAAGAGATCGACGGCAACGTCGAACGGATCGACGGGTTTTATGGGGAAAACAAGGCAGAAAAGCTAGCTCGGTTCGACGTACTCGTCAGCAATTCCGCAGTCGAAGTCGGCATCGACTTTGATGTCGATCGAATCCTATTCGCAGGCCACAACAGGGAAAGCTTCTTACAGCGTCTCGGCCGGCTGCGATCGGCTTCTGACTGGAAACAGGCACGCTGTTACGTCCCTCGGACAGTCGCGAATGCCCTGTCAGAATACGAGGGGCAGACGACCACACGGAGTGAACTCGATGATATCTTAGCCGATGCGTATCCCGATCCCCGCCAGCCTGCCACCTTTGACGCGAAGTATTCGGCGGCCGAGGCGTTCGAACATCTCGACGATCGCCTTCGGAATGCATCTTCGGACGACCAGCAGGCGATTGAACAGTCGACACTCGATCGGATCAAGCGACACTTCGGTGTCGGTCCAGGAGCGGACTTTTCGCTTCAGGACATGGAACGGTTCACTGAGACGCTTGATTGGCGCGTATTGACTTCCTTACAGTGGTACCGGGGCGATAATATCCAAGCGCTCGTCTACGATCGGACGAAAGATCGAGTCACAACCTACGACCTGTTCTATCTACTTCGATACGGAGATGTGAAATTTGTCGATCGAGACTCTTTCGAGCGGCTCGTTCCGTCGGATCAGCGAGCGAAAATCGATCGTCGCGAGCGATACGTTGACGGGTTCTGCGTGTACGACGGGACGATCGAGACAACTGATGAAGGATATGGTCGTAGTGTTTACTTCACTGGTGGTACGCTGAATGCCTGGATCGACGATACGTCCAACACCGGTCGAAAGCCCCAGCTCAAGTCCGGACTACAGATCGGTGTCGATCCGAACGGCAGCGGATCTCGTGTGCCGTCCATCACGAAAGTCAACGCCCGTCTGCGCGAGCGCGGCCAACGGGCGGACGCCGAGGAGTCCGGATTGGTGTGTTATGCGGTTAATGGCCCTCCGAGCCGGGTGAAACGCCAGTACGAACTTGACGACTTTTTCTTCCTCTATCCGATTCGGATACAAAATAAGGACATGCATAGCCTTGCTATTGGAATCGATGCGCTCTATCTACACTGTCATGTCATCGAGCAAGAACAACAGTTGTCCGGCAGCGATGACTCTGATTTCCTCGACAACTTATGACGAAAGCGAGCTTTCGAGACGAACTCGTTCACGTGAGTGCCCTACAGGAATACGTATACTGTCCGCGTCGATACTACTACCAGCGCTATCAAGATCAGATCGGTACCACCTATGAGTTGGTTGACGGGCGCTCGAAACACGCTGCCCAGTCACGGCGAGGGGGGTGGACGACTGAACGCTATTTTCGTTCGGACAGCCTCGGATTGCACGGGAAGATTGACCTCATCGAGAGCGATAGAGGTACACTCACTCCGATCGAACGAAAGCGGGCTGAAAGCGGAGACTACTACCCCAGCGACGAGGTACAGATCGCGGCATACTGCATGTTGCTGGAAGATGCCATCGACGAAGCTGTGAACGTCGGCTACATCTATCTGTACTCGACTGATGAACGTCATGCGATTCACATCACAGGAAAACACCGCAGCGCGGTACAGACGATCATCGATCGTATCCGATCCATGTCGATTAACTCAATTCCGTCGTTCACGAACAACACGAACAAATGTAACGGCTGTTCGGCGCGCGAGTATTGTATGCCAGCCGAAACGGCCCAACTCGAACCCGAACGCGCCCGTGGCACGGGGTGGGAGGATCACCCATGAAGGCGACGGAGGGCATGTTCGACGAGTCGGTCGTCTACGTCACCAAACAGGGAACGCAGGTCCGCACCGACGAGGGGCGGATCGTCGTCTGGGACGTCGACGCCGCCGACGATGAAGATCCGGAACTCGCCACCTATCCGAAAGAAAAGCTCGACACGATCAACGTCTTCGGGGGTGTCAACTTCACCACGCCGTTCGTCGCCGAGGCCAACGAACACGGAATCGTCCTCAATTACTTCACCCAGAACGGCAAGTACCGCGGGAGTTTCGTCCCGGAGAAGAACACGATCGCCGAGATCCGCCGGGCACAGTACGCACTCGATTACACCGAGGAACTCGCGATCGCCAAGGAGATGATCGCAGCGAAGATCCGCAACCAGCGGACGCTCCTCTCGCGGAAAGGCGTTCACGGGACGGACGTACTCAAGGACCTCGGCAAACGCGCCCGAAACGTATCGAACAAGGACGATCTCCGCGGAGCCGAAGGCGAGGCTGCCGAACGGTACTTCGATCGACTCGACGAGACACTCGTCTCGGGGTGGACCTTCGAGAAACGGACCAAACGCCCGCCGGAGGATCATATCAACTCGCTGCTGTCGCTGACCTATACCTTCATGAAGAACGAGTCGATGAGCGCGCTCCGGCAATACAACCTGGACCCGTTTCTCGGTGTTCTGCACGCCGATCGGCACGGGCGGCCGTCACTCGCACTCGATCTCGAAGAGGAGTTCCGCCCGATTTTCTGTGACGCGTTCGTGACGCGACTGATCAATCGAGGCGTGTTCACTCACGACGACTTCTCAAAAGACAACCATCTGAGCGACGACGCGTTCAAAACGTACCTTTCGAAGTTCGACGGTTTTATGCAGGAGACGCTGACCCATCCCCACTTCGAGTACGAGGTCAGTCGGCGGAAGGCGGTCCGGCAGCAAGCGATCCTGCTACGGAAAGCGATCACAGGTGAACTCACCGAGTATCACGCGCTCTCGTTCGATCGATGACCATGCGCCTAGCAATCGCTTACGATGTGAGTGACGATGCGAACCGCCGGCAGGTGTATCGAACCCTCCAGCGGTACGGGGCCTGGAAACAGTACAGCGTTTTCGAACTGGAAGTGAACAAAACCGAGCGCGTTGAACTGGAGGACGAACTCGAAGGGCATATCGATCCCGACGATGGGGATCGGATTCGAATCTATCGGCTGTGTGAGTCCTGTTTGGACGATGTCTCCGAACTCGGGGCCGAGACGCCAGACGAACAGTCGAACGTGGTGTGATCTTCGTCGACCTTTATGAAGTCTCTGTACGGCCCCAGTCGACGAACAAGAGGCTAATAATCACGGTGGGAGCAAGATTTATTGCCTCTCTCGGCGGATTTCGACCCCCTGTCGCAGGAGTCAGAAAACCCGAACCGGGATTGAAACAGTGATGGATACCTATATGTTGGGGATGCTTTAGGGAGTCGCAGGAGTCAGAAAACCCGAACCGGGATTGAAACGGATCCGATCGTCGTCTCTGAGTCGATCAATCATTGTGTCGCAGGAGTCAGAAAACCCGAACCGGGATTGAAACGGCTCGACAGCTTCGATCACTCGCATCCCTCCCGACGTCGCAGGAGTCAGAAAACCCGAACCGGGATTGAAACATCGTTGAGGTCTTCGTCATCCGGGTCGTACTGGTGAGTCGCAGGAGTCAGAAAACCCGAACCGGGATTGAAACGGTGCTTGCGGCCGGCGCGTTCGCGGCCACCATCGCGTCGCAGGAGTCAGAAAACCCGAACCGGGATTGAAACAATGTGTGGGTTCCCGCTCTCCTGAAACTCGAGAACTGTCGCAGGAGTCAGAAAACCCGAACCGGGATTGAAACTATGCGATTTGGTGTGCTGTCTCAAAAATCGCTGGTGTCGCAGGAGTCAGAAAACCCGAACCGGGATTGAAACTCGCCGTCCGACGCATCTTCGGTGTGGTCACTGTCGTCGCAGGAGTCAGAAAACCCGAACCGGGATTGAAACTCGACCGCGTCCTCGAGGAGTCGATCGAGGTCTCTGTCGCAGGAGTCAGAAAACCCGAACCGGGATTGAAACAGCGAGTCGTCGATCGCGTCCGAGTCGATACTCGCGTCGCAGGAGTCAGAAAACCCGAACCGGGATTGAAACAAGAGCCGCGAGAGCGATCGCGAGGATCGCGACGTCGCAGGAGTCAGAAAACCCGAACCGGGATTGAAACATCTCGAGCTCGACCGAGTCCGTTGTTACGTCCTCGTCGGTCGCAGGAGTCAGAAAACCCGAACCGGGATTGAAACAGCTCTCTTTGCCTCCGGAGACCATCTCCCGTCTCGTCGCAGGAGTCAGAAAACCCGAACCGGGATTGAAACGTCGCAATCCTGACGTCGGTACTTCCACACTCGGGAGTCGCAGGAGTCAGAAAACCCGAACCGGGATTGAAACCCGATGGCTCAATTCCTAAAACAGTCGATCCGAAGGTCGCAGGAGTCAGAAAACCCGAACCGGGATTGAAACGATCGAGGATGTCCAAGTGACCGGACTCGGCAGCGGTCGCAGGAGTCAGAAAACCCGAACCGGGATTGAAACAATTTGACCTCCTCTCCGTCGATATCGACCGGGACGTCGCAGGAGTCAGAAAACCCGAACCGGGATTGAAACAAAGCGAGCGTCTCCGGACCATCTCCCCGTCTCGGAGTCGCAGGAGTCAGAAAACCCGAACCGGGATTGAAACTGATCGAGGAAGTTCGAGTACACAGGCGCCCGACTGTCGCAGGAGTCAGAAAACCCGAACCGGGATTGAAACCGCGACTTCGACGCCGAGATGGAGGCCGCCGAACGTCGCAGGAGTCAGAAAACCCGAACCGGGATTGAAACAGAGTAGCGGAAAATATTGCCGTTTGTCCACGCTGGTCGCAGGAGTCAGAAAACCCGAACCGGGATTGAAACATCTCGATGAGTGCAAACGAATCGACGATCGACCGGTCGCAGGAGTCAGAAAACCCGAACCGGGATTGAAACACCTGGAGATCGTCGACGGCGAGGCGTTCGAGCCGTCGCAGGAGTCAGAAAACCCGAACCGGGATTGAAACGTTTACACGGGGACTTATACTTACGGGGTCGCGACACGTCGCAGGAGTCAGAAAACCCGAACCGGGATTGAAACTCTTCGATGTACTGCTCGTACACGTTAACCGTGTCGCAGGAGTCAGAAAACCCGAACCGGGATTGAAACCGATCATCGAGCCGTTCAATGATACGGCACCGTCAGGTCGCAGGAGTCAGAAAACCCGAACCGGGATTGAAACATCGGCGTCCGGCGGTTCGCGTTTTTCGGGCGAACGGTCGCAGGAGTCAGAAAACCCGAACCGGGATTGAAACGCTTTGTCCTCGAGACTGGGCAGTTCACGATCGTGTCGCAGGAGTCAGAAAACCCGAACCGGGATTGAAACACGTATCACGAGCGGATCTATTCGGAGCTGTGGGGCGGTCGCAGGAGTCAGAAAACCCGAACCGGGATTGAAACCTCCAGCCGGTCGCTTTCCGAGCTGTAAAACCGGAGTCGCAGGAGTCAGAAAACCCGAACCGGGATTGAAACAGCATGAGGCTATCACGCCGCGCGAAGATACAGAAGAGTCGCAGGAGTCAGAAAACCCGAACCGGGATTGAAACTGCTGACCTGATCGCCACGGAAGGCAACACCGGCCCGTCGCAGGAGTCAGAAAACCCGAACCGGGATTGAAACCGAGAGTGAACGATCTGCGCGTCGAGATCGCTGTCGTCGCAGGAGTCAGAAAACCCGAACCGGGATTGAAACCGATCGCGATCGGCCTCGGATGGGTTGAACCGGTCGTGTCGCAGGAGTCAGAAAACCCGAACCGGGATTGAAACAGATCTCCGACGAGAGCGCCCGGCGCGAGGGCGAGGTGCAGAAGTCAAAAAAAACCAGACAACACCTATTTGTGAGTAGTCGGCGATAAATGCAGTATGCGTTCTCGATTCGAAACCGCGTTCAGCCGAGCGAAGTACGCAGCGATCGGGGCGGCCGTCGGGGCGGCGCTGGGAGGCATCGTGGGCCGGAACGCGGCCAGCACCGGCGGCGCCGTCGGCGGTCTGGTCGGCGCGACGCTCGGCGAGGCCCGCGTCACGGCCGGCAGCGCCCTCTCTGGACTCCGAGAGAAAGCTACGGACCAGTCGTCCACCGCCGACTGACGCGTTTCGGCCGGCGACCGATCCCGGGCGGTTTCGGCGGTCGCCGCGTGGACAGCGTCGAACGACCGTACCGCCAGATCTTCGACGTACGTTGCTGCAGAGATAAGGTATCGGTTGCCCTCACAGCAGCAATCGCAGTACGGCCGTTTTGCTGTTTCACCCTACCGAAAGTATATCACTCGCCCGGCGAACGAAGCCGCCATGGCCGGTGCCACAATCGAGTTCTGGTTCGAGTCTCCAGCGGACGAAACGCGGTTCCTCAGGGAGTATCTCGCCCCGACGTGGCCCCGCTTCAACTCCAGCGAGAGCTGGGAAACCGGCTGGTTTTGGGCATACGGGCAGTTCCAGCCGTACGACTCGGGTCCCGACGGCGGCCTCGTGCGTCTCGTGTTCGAGGGTGACCCCGACGCGTTCGTCCACGCGGAGTCCGACCGCTGGGTCGAGTTCGAGGGGCTCGTCGACTGGGAGCTGTCGAGAGACGACGAGAAGGGATACGACAGCCTGCTCGAACAGCAGCGCGAGGCGAAAGGCGTCGTCGGCGACGAGTGGGAGTACCGCCTGAAACCCCTCGTGTCGGAGTTTTCGCTGGCGTATCTCCGGGCGTTCGAGGAACCCCTGCCGGTGGTCGGCGAACGCAGCGAGGACAACCCCGTCGGGTTCGGGTTCTGGGCAGTGATCCACTACGCGATGATCCAGTGTGGCCACGACTGGGACGACGAAACCGACGCGTGTCTGATGGCCATGAAAAACCGCCTGGAGTCGATCGCCGCCTACCGGGGCGCCGACGCGGCCAGGGAGGAGTACGAGCGACTCCTCCAGGAGTGGCAGGACCACCGGGCGGAACTGGAGCGCTGGCTCGAGGATCACCCCACCGGGGAAACGACGGTGGAGTGACCCTCGCTACACGGAGATGTGATCCCCGTTACAGCCGGAGTTCGGGCGGCTCCTCGCCGACGATTCGGTCGGCGATGCCGGCACCCAGCGCGTAGGCGACGCCCCGGGCGCCGATGCCGATCCGCTCGGGGAGCGACCGCTGCGGTTCGAACCGCTGGACGCGCGCCTCGGTGGCGTCGATTAACCCCTCGACGTGCTCGCGAACGTCATCGCGGGTGCCGAGATCGTCGACGAGCCCGAGCTCGTGGGCCTCCTCCCCCAGATACACCCGCGCTTCGGTCTCCCGGACGAACTCCGGATCCAGTTCGCGCCCCTCGGCAACTCGCTCGATGAAGCTCTCGTAGAAGTCATCGGTGAGCCCCTGGAGGTACTCCCGCTCGTCGTCGTCTATCTCCTTTAAGGGCACGCCGGCGTCCTTGTACTTCCCGGCGGCAAAGCGCTCGTAGGAGAGCCCGACCTTCTCGGCCAGTTCGGCGGCGTTCACCCGGGAGCTGATCACGCCGATCGAGCCGACGAGGCTGGCGTCCCTGGCCCACAGCTCGTCACAGCCCGCCGCGATCCAGTAGCCGCCCGAGGCGCAGACGTCCGTGGCGTACGCGACGGTCGGCCCCTCGAACTCCATCGCCGCCCGGCGGATGTCGTCGCTGGGCAGTACCTCGCCCCCGGGGGTGTTCAGCTCCAGCATCAGCGCGTCGACGGCGTCGTCGGCGTCGGCGAGTTCGATCTGTTCGACGATGTCGTCGGCGGGCGTTCCCATCCCCCGGGCGACCGGGTTCGGGTTGCCGCCGTCGCGGGTGATCGGCCCGTCGACGCTCACCTCCGCGACGTTGTAATCCGCGATCGTCGATCGGACCACCATCGCGGCGATCCGGAGGAGAACCAGCGCGAGCACGATCGTGAGGACGATCCCGCCGAGATCGACAAGCGATTCCACGAACCAGACGAAGACGGTGTAGCCGACCGCGATCGCGGCGGCGGCGACCACGACGAACACGAGGAGGCCGACGATCGATCGGGTCCTGGGACTCGTTTGTACCATACTCGCAACTGGCCGTCGGCTCACTTAAAAGAGTCACGTCGACGACGGCCGAAAACCCACGGGCGAATCGACCGGGACGGTGCCGTTACAGCAGCCCCGTCTTCTGGAGCTTCATCAGGTCCTCGGTATCGAGGGTCTCGCCTTCCTTGAACTTCTGGTAGATCTCCTCGGCTTCCTTCTTCTCTTCTTCCATCTCCTTTTCGCGCTCTTCCTTGCGCTCCTCTTCCTCTTCCTTGTCGAGTTCGCGGAGTCGCTTCTGGACGCGCACGAAGTCCTCGTGGTGTTTGTCGGCCGCCTCCTGGGCTTCGACGAACAGCTCGTGCATCGCGTCGGCCTCGTCGCGGACGTCGTCGGCCTCGCGGTAGGCCTCGATCATCTTGTTGTGATGTTCCTGAGCCTTGTCCGCGAGCTCGGTCACCTTCTGGTGGTGTTTCGAGGCCTCCGATCGGACCTCCTCGGCCTCCTCGATGAGCCCCTCGAGGTCGCCGCTCTCGTCGAGCTTCTCCTTTTTATCCGCGAGCTTCTCGCGTTTCTCCTCGATCTTCTCGATGAGTTCGCGTTCGTCCTCCGCGGAGAGAACCTCAGTCTGCTGACGGAA
The Halalkaliarchaeum desulfuricum DNA segment above includes these coding regions:
- the cas1 gene encoding CRISPR-associated endonuclease Cas1, encoding MKATEGMFDESVVYVTKQGTQVRTDEGRIVVWDVDAADDEDPELATYPKEKLDTINVFGGVNFTTPFVAEANEHGIVLNYFTQNGKYRGSFVPEKNTIAEIRRAQYALDYTEELAIAKEMIAAKIRNQRTLLSRKGVHGTDVLKDLGKRARNVSNKDDLRGAEGEAAERYFDRLDETLVSGWTFEKRTKRPPEDHINSLLSLTYTFMKNESMSALRQYNLDPFLGVLHADRHGRPSLALDLEEEFRPIFCDAFVTRLINRGVFTHDDFSKDNHLSDDAFKTYLSKFDGFMQETLTHPHFEYEVSRRKAVRQQAILLRKAITGELTEYHALSFDR
- the cas3 gene encoding type I-D CRISPR-associated helicase Cas3' → MTTLDLSGVALQTHDESYPFDVSPFAHQRELQRLFEERDRFVAVNDSPTGGGKTSSWLAPVFANEIDPIAIYPTNALIADQQEAIQRKVEETVDHDVAVLKATAATLSEKSDDFGPTSHGAVLDDWLRQEKRYNNQVILLTNPDIFVMMRRGLYRKGSREYKDFEVAVVDEFHRAGRKEQNTLRFLLDEMQAADEAVVALRKVAFLSATPDQRQERLFENAMEAPYVRVTDHDSRERKSYTESPGNEWYSVMPPVELDVRTAPTFGTGEILHEEAEDILRFCRSGRTVVMLDGIHEVGQVHAWLDEEIDGNVERIDGFYGENKAEKLARFDVLVSNSAVEVGIDFDVDRILFAGHNRESFLQRLGRLRSASDWKQARCYVPRTVANALSEYEGQTTTRSELDDILADAYPDPRQPATFDAKYSAAEAFEHLDDRLRNASSDDQQAIEQSTLDRIKRHFGVGPGADFSLQDMERFTETLDWRVLTSLQWYRGDNIQALVYDRTKDRVTTYDLFYLLRYGDVKFVDRDSFERLVPSDQRAKIDRRERYVDGFCVYDGTIETTDEGYGRSVYFTGGTLNAWIDDTSNTGRKPQLKSGLQIGVDPNGSGSRVPSITKVNARLRERGQRADAEESGLVCYAVNGPPSRVKRQYELDDFFFLYPIRIQNKDMHSLAIGIDALYLHCHVIEQEQQLSGSDDSDFLDNL
- the cas4 gene encoding CRISPR-associated protein Cas4: MTKASFRDELVHVSALQEYVYCPRRYYYQRYQDQIGTTYELVDGRSKHAAQSRRGGWTTERYFRSDSLGLHGKIDLIESDRGTLTPIERKRAESGDYYPSDEVQIAAYCMLLEDAIDEAVNVGYIYLYSTDERHAIHITGKHRSAVQTIIDRIRSMSINSIPSFTNNTNKCNGCSAREYCMPAETAQLEPERARGTGWEDHP
- a CDS encoding coiled-coil protein, with the translated sequence MVTKQDVLDEYDVSELKESNNVDVSEEELENDSKGQLIKKAGQLRDRRNELNQMASERASKRDELNAKTREKVDEAQEHREKRDELNEQVQEHKEKRNELNAEANELFDEVEQRKQDLELSDGKSIEELEEEIEQLEFRQQTEVLSAEDERELIEKIEEKREKLADKKEKLDESGDLEGLIEEAEEVRSEASKHHQKVTELADKAQEHHNKMIEAYREADDVRDEADAMHELFVEAQEAADKHHEDFVRVQKRLRELDKEEEEERKEEREKEMEEEKKEAEEIYQKFKEGETLDTEDLMKLQKTGLL
- the sppA gene encoding signal peptide peptidase SppA; protein product: MVQTSPRTRSIVGLLVFVVVAAAAIAVGYTVFVWFVESLVDLGGIVLTIVLALVLLRIAAMVVRSTIADYNVAEVSVDGPITRDGGNPNPVARGMGTPADDIVEQIELADADDAVDALMLELNTPGGEVLPSDDIRRAAMEFEGPTVAYATDVCASGGYWIAAGCDELWARDASLVGSIGVISSRVNAAELAEKVGLSYERFAAGKYKDAGVPLKEIDDDEREYLQGLTDDFYESFIERVAEGRELDPEFVRETEARVYLGEEAHELGLVDDLGTRDDVREHVEGLIDATEARVQRFEPQRSLPERIGIGARGVAYALGAGIADRIVGEEPPELRL
- the cas2 gene encoding CRISPR-associated endonuclease Cas2; the encoded protein is MRLAIAYDVSDDANRRQVYRTLQRYGAWKQYSVFELEVNKTERVELEDELEGHIDPDDGDRIRIYRLCESCLDDVSELGAETPDEQSNVV